CAAATTTAAGTGGATTGCTCAACAAACCCATCATAAAATAGTTCTATATACCATGGTTACATTTCCAAGAATAATCAAACTTTGTGCACACAGGGATATAACAGATCTCTCTCAAAGGAGCTACAATTTGAGTGTTAAATTCATAAAAAGGTTTTAATGCAACATGAGATGTTCCAGATTTTAATAGAAAAAGGCAGATTTCTGAAAGATCATATCCTTAAATACATGGGTTCATAATCTAAGAAAACTGGATTGATATGATCTACAACAGATTCTGTGAAGCTTACTTTCATTGATTACAACTATATAACATATTACAGTATCCCCTTCAGTAGTTTTCACACTGTGCTCCACAGAGAGCTTCTAAGAAGTACCTACAAAACTGGGGTAGAATTAAGTAGGCTGAAGTCTACCCCTAATTTACCCAAAATAGCTCTATCTGTTTGTGCATTAgaatttcataaaacatttaatttcaaGAAAGGTTTCTGTAGCTAAAAGAAGTATGATAATCACTGGTACAGTTATATATAATTACCACTCACTTTAATGTTATAAATTGGATGAATATTCTTCATAGTATCAAGGACTACTTTTCTAACCTGaaatttgcaaagaaaaatgaattagtCACAAGGATTTTAATGAGCTATGGAGAAGAGGATTAATACTGCAAAAATCAGGTAATGGGTACcaaattaaataatgtaattaaataattaagtaGTTCCTTCAACTGCTCTGAGTGGCTTCTCGATCTTTCATAAAGGCAGTCAATCTCCCTTGAATACAATACAGTTTCTCAATTACTGCTAAAATGTAGCACAGAGAACTAATACAACACTCTAAAGCAATGTGATTTAGGAGGAAGAGGGCTGGAATACAAGGACTGCCACTGCATACAGGAAAATCACTTTCCTGTTCCAGCTTTCTCATTTGTAATATAAAGATAAAACCATATACCTCAAGACTCTCTTGTAAGAATTGTATTCAATATACTTAATTATTGCTCCATGAGAAAAGAGCAGACAATTTATGACAAAAAGGGCCAATAGGATTACTATTAAAGGCCCTGGAAAGGAAGCACAACCTCACAAGCCAGATCCAGACAGTAATAGTACCAAAAGGAGTTAACAGAAACAGCATTTGCTCCACAGATTTTCTCACCACATGTAATTTGAGAAGTTAAAGAAAATGTTCATGAAAAGTTATTAAACATTATACTaaaattcaaacaaaagaaactacATCTTGAAGAAAAGTTTTCAGAGTGTGACCTCTACTGGCTGTATACACTACTGCAAATAACTGGATTTTTGCTCAATTTTCCCGTCATTTGGACATATGTAACTATACCATGTTCATACATGCTACAGACTGAAGATCTTAATgctcatttaaattttatagtgGGAGGAGTAATAGTGTGCAGACCATCTAATTCAGAAATGGATGTCTCCATAGTTGCCAAGGTTGGCCAAAACATGTTAGGGTCCAGATATGATGATTCCCTTGAATTATATGACATAAAAAGTATTTACTAATGGGAAATCAAAGCAcattctaaagaaataaaattataaagcattaTCCAATAAACTATATTATAACCAAATTATTTGTTCTCTGCTGAAAATGAATCGAAGATAATACATAGTTCTCACCTCTTTTAAGCCACTAAAAGGTCCAATGGCTGAAACTGTGTTTCCCTGAACCATAATGTAACAATTAGTTAAGAGTTCCAATGCCTGTATCAAGAGATCAAGTTAAAATTCATTACTCTGAAAAATTATTAAGGAAGAGACTCAAGTTTTCCACTAATTAAAAAATACCTTCAATGTAGATCCTTTGGGACCAATAAGCCGTTGTCTTCGTTTTACAAATCTCTCTTTATTCCTTACTAAAGAACCTATTTTAATGATGTCACATGCAACATCATCCTGAAGAATTCGTACTgccttttgcaaaaaaaaaaaaaaaaaaaaagaaaagaagacattatCAACATTTTTTACAATTACATTCATTTTCCAGGCCCACGCTATTGTTACCTAAGCACAAATATGAAAACTTGATGGTGGGATGTTATAGGTTAACACTGATGCAAACAAAGCAAAGTCTCTGTAATTCTAGATTTACCTGTTCAAATGAAACACTCCTTGCTAACAGTTTTATCAGATCTCTGGCCCTAATGATGATATATGGATCAAAAGTCTTCTTTGTAGTACAAACAGTCATGCTGCCTTCGATCAGGTCCAGGGTTGCATTAACATGCTACAAAAGGAAAGAGCAAACAAGCAGTTGTCTAAAAATGAGTTTTTTTAGATAATTATAAAGCCTCTCCTAACCAACCTATTAATTTCTGTCACCTCTCAATTCCTATCAATTACTTCCCTGAAGAAGCTAGGTAGTTAAGTATAAATAATGAATACTCAATTACTTTCACACTTTACAGACTATAAGAAACTGGAGCAATTGAAACCATTTACCCTTGGTTTTAGAATACTTTGTACCCACTGGAATATAGATTgcctctaatttaaaaattataaatcaaacaAATGAGGTCATACTTAAAATCTGACTAAGGTAAAAATGTAAAGCTGTACAGCTTCCCTATTCTGGACCCAGCTCCAGTCTACCATCTGCTCCATTGGGTAAGAATTGACTTTCCCTTTCAAACTTTTTTCTAGCTAATTAGGGGACTAAATACAAAGTAAAAGCAAATTATCATAGTTTCAGAAAAAAGCAATGATTAGAAAACTTAAGCATTAACTTTCAACGGAAAAAACAGATTTCAACAAAGCGaattaaaatgctattttctCACTTGTGAGCATAATCTCAAGAATATTTCAACATAGTTAAGTGCTGAACAATTCAACATATGGTTGAGTCTCTAtgagtttacaaaaaaaaaaaaaaatgagctcaaTCCCAGATGCAGCTATAAAACACAACCTGCAGCTTGCTGAGCCACCTTCACCCACAATGGCACAACCAACTCCAGAGCAGTCCCACAGttagaaacacattttatatcacaacctaatacatacacacacacacacacacaaagccagtatcaaaaaaagatacttttaccatgtgatatgtCATTTTCTAAAGGCTCATTATAGCCATTAAATTGACTTCTCAATACACTAATGGGTTTCAATCcccagtttgaaaaaaaaaatgcagttatcTAGGGGCATAGCATCAgcaataaacaaggaaaagttGGACACATCCACATCTTCCATTTAAGATGAAAGGTAATCAATTAGAAACATGACTCAGCTCAGACTGGGACAGATACATGACAACTATCATGGCCTGGAGCAGGCATACTGAAATTGGGACTTCACAGGTGAATTTCAGACAGTTGTGAAGCTCCTAAAATATTAAAGGTATGtaaatttttcaaagtaatttattactcataaaattaaaacaaatgaacattAGGTAAGAAGAAAACTTACCTAAATAGTTTAAAATACCAAAGGAACCAAAGTAACCAGCTATGTtagcaccatttaaaaaaaaaaagcattagcaTACATACACTTAAAGGCATAAGCAAGAGCAAAGTCTCAAATAAATGTATTGATATAAGATACACATACATGTTCATTTAAGGCTTTCTGCACCAATGGCCAACACTCTTTCAAGTAAGCTTCCCTGTATTTTGGGAACAAAGTTGCGAAACTGCTCTCCTCCAAAAGTCCTCTGGGATTGTCCTCTTTGGAAAAAGCTGGTTCCTTCCAACCATCAGGAACCGTAAGGAGTTCTGATTCAtctacagaaaggaaaaaatttaCACATCACATTTTAACTGTCTTTTGGACATACACATAACATTTTAACTGTCTTTTGGACACTTTATGAACATCCTATGCACATATTCACAAGCCTTCCAATACTCCTTGCATTTCCTTTTCCCCTGCTTTTTATATTATTCAAGAGTCAAAGAACGTTCCTCTGTCATTATCATCAATTCTCTGtattaaaattatctgtacacaTTTCAGTTGCCTCATATGACAAAGTTCCTTAAGAGCAGAAACCCTCTTCACACTAGTTGGCATATGCCAGGCAGATAGTGAGTACTCCAGAAACATGTACTGCACTACACTATCATAAAATTGAAGATTTGAATGCCATTTTGGTTagtattttaaatacaattaacCTTTCTGACTTTCCTGGAGTGTATGGAATCTggatgtatgtgtttgtgtaaaaCTTCTGAAAGAGAATTCTAGTTTATCTTTCAGTTAATAATCACTGGTAATTCTAGATTTTCCTAAGCATTTTGAGTGCCTTATTTCCATATGCCTTTCATCGTAACTATAAAAGGTAGAATctgtattattattctcattttatagaagatGGTCTAAAAaggctaagtgacttgcctaagggaACACAAAGCTCACTCAGCCTGGGACTCCTTTCACTACAAGAAAATGCCTCCTAAGGACCGTAAATTATCTTctgaatcatttatttaaaaaactcttGGTCTTGAATTTGAAGAACTCCTTAAATTCAATAGCTATACTCTAATTCAGTTATACTCAAAGGTATGATCCATAGACTTGCAGTATCAGCACAAACTGTAAGTCTGTCAGAAATGCAATTATTGGGCCCCACTACAGACCTACTGAATGAGAATCTCTTCGACGAGGGACAAGAGTCTGTGTTTTACCATGCTCAACAGGAGACTCTTAAGCACGGTATTTGAAAAACACGTCGTTACCCTATGTTAGCAGCCTCAGACAGGTAAACTTTCTGCTTATACTCACATCCACGTTGCTACTTCTGGTTCAAATCACAGACAATTGGCTAGTCTTCATATAAAGGATTCTCCAATGTCCTTTAAAGAACACGAATTCCACAAAAGTGATtacttatatattatacacattttttttttttttttaaagacagggcctcgctctgtcacccaggctggagtgcaatggctccatcccagctcactgcagcctggacgtcctggactcaagcgatctattctcttgcctcagcctcacaagtagctggtactacaggcatgtgccatcatgtccggctaatttttttttttttttttttggtaggttaagggttttgccatgttgaccagactggtctcctgggctcaagcaatcccccctcCTCagcttgccaaagtgctgggattacaggtgtgaatcactgcaaCTAGTTACTTACAATGCTTACCTGACGAAGTCCCTATCCAATTTAAACACTTCAAAGGctatggataatttttttttaaatccccactACAACCTCAGgaaaaaaactgacaaaagaaATACTCAGGAGTTTCACAATTAAGGAAGCCTCAAAACATGTGAAAAGATATGCAACCTCATAGGTGatcagaaaatgcaaactaaaactgcAACCAAATACCATTTCATAACTACCAAAATGACAGAAATTCAAAATTCAGATAACATGTATTCATACGAATGTAAGGCAATGACAACTTTCGTCCACTCCTAGTGGGAACAAAACTGACACTAGCACTTTGGAAAAAGTTAGCATTACTTACACACACCCTACACTTCAGTGATTCCAATCCTATGTTCACAACCTAGAGAAACCCTTGAACATGTTAACCAGAAGACATGTACAAAGATGTTTCAGCAGTATTGTTTATAATTGCAAGCAATTgggaacaatccaaatgtccaccgatagtaaaatgaaaaaataaattggggTATATTCATACAAGGAAACACCACATAACAGTGAAAAGACTAAAACTACACCTGCAAGTATCACcctgtttgaaaaacaaaaagctaaatctaagaagacacagaaaaatgCATACGGTCCACTTTcttgtatataaaatttaaaaacaggctaAATTAAGCCACTTCATGACTACAAGAAGAGGAACAGAATGCAACACAATTCAGGGTGGTTACGTCTGATACAGGAAAAGAGAATATGATCTGAGAGGTGCACGTAAGGGTTTGAGGGGTATGGTAATGCTCTATTTTACTTAGTCTGAATGCTAGTTTCCCGCATGGTTTTATTAAACTCTATATAAGTTGTATCCTCTGCTATGTACGTTACATAATCATTTAACGAGCAACAACAAAGAAACTTTGAATACTTTCCCAATGCATCTAAATTGAGAGTTCAATGTTTTTAACACTTCCTATAAGCCTGGTTGAACAGATCCCCAGGCTGTTTATGACTTCTCTATCATTCACACTGAAGAAAACGGGTAAAACCAGACTACAACGCGGGAGTTAACAATTAAAAGGTAACACAACCTAAAGAGTAAGGGCTGTGTCGTCTAATATTTTAGCATCTGACAAACAGGAATTGATAATCTTTCAAAATGTCTTTACTGACAAACTAGAGCTAAGGACATGTCGGACAGCTCCTTTCCCCATACCTCACCCTATTATCAGGGTCCACTCCTGTATATCATGACTACCTATTCCCACCTCACCCTATTCCTCATTCCGTCAGTGACTTTCAGCCACCCGCAGGCTACAAGGTTCTGCGTCGCCCTAGGCATTTTCTTAATACTCATCCTTTTACAAAAGACGTAATGCGCAACAGCTTCGCTTTGGGGACCCTTTAGCAAAAGCAATGAATTAGGAACACCTGGGTGGCACCATATCGGCCAGCCGTTCCTGTGGGCCCAGCCAAAATCTTATCAGCGATTATTCAGGTACTCAACTACACAGTACAGGCTCCAGGTGGTTTTATAAGTCCACGAGGAACGAAAGAAAAAAACATCGCAACTCAACGTACACAAACCCCAGGCTTCGGTTCCCACATAACATCACCTTGGTTCTCCGGCTTCGGCTTCTGGTTACGATATTCACTTTTTCCAGCCCCTTTTTCTGGCCGCTCCAGCGAGGGAGACGCCATTTGCAAGCTGCTTCCGGTGGCTCCGGAAATGAAACTGTTCTTAAACCCTACCGGCTAAAACGCCTACACTCAAAATGAGTTCCGCGGAACTCAGACGAGGAGATCTGCGCAGTCTCCGTGCGTACGTGCGTTAAAGCCCGCGCTTTTACACAAACCACAGCTTCTCCTACGTGGCCAATGAAGAGCCGGAGACTTTCTCCCAGTATGCCCTGAAACCACGGAGTTTGCGTACTGGGACTTGTAGTTTAGCAGGCGGTATAGGCAAATTGGATACTGTTTTATCCGTAGTTTCCTCGTGGCCTCACGGTCTAACCTGGGCCATCGGACAGCGGAGTGCTACCAACCTGTCATTGATGTCATTCATTCTTTCGATAAATGTTTATATGTTGGCCAAATATGCGCTAGATGTTGGGAGGAAGTATAAATATGAGAATACAATGTACATTGGGCCTCCACTGCAAGAAGTGACAGGAATAGCTACTATTTATTGTGAGACTACTTTGTTTCAGtactttatttacattatttctaattttaaaaacagtgacAAAATTAAACTTTTCCAAGTTGTTTCTGATGGTAATCTTCCCGAGTGTTGGTATTTCTCTGTCTAAGTCAGAGGGATGGTAATTCAACATCCTGACGTTTCTGAAGTATTTCAACTAGCCTAAGATTTCTCAAAATCTCTAAACTAATTTTCTACCCCCAACATTACATAGGGCTAAGATGTGTAGAGAGGTTCATCACTAACTACAAATAACTACACTTTTAGAAGTATAAAAGTTCTTCGACATGCCAaatacaagattttttaaaattttgattttattgcttgcatttctaaaattttctgcAGCAAATAGGGAAAGTCTTTGATAGGTTAAATTCCTTGCATTAGTGAAATACACGTTTGTCTGATAAATCCACTCTCGTGTATCTTATACAATAATTTAGGTTTTCATATATGAGATCCAGGTATGAAACAGATTGTTACATATGGACAGAAGAACCCACGACagaggggttttttgtttttatcctgtgAGTTTTATAAATGACAGGGATTTTATCTCTGTTCTTTTAATTTcctcaaaaaatgataaattcctAAAATAGAACAGATAGCAGCAGGTGAAAGTTATAAAGTGAGGAGTACACCTCATGAAGCAGGTttttatcattcttattttaAGTAACTCAATCACTGATAAGTGGAAGGCCCGTCTTCAAGTTCAGGCAGTTTGACCTAGCAGCTTCAGGGGGCTACTATTCATTAGGAGCTTCAAATGTGTTAGAGGGCTGATAGGGATTAAGGGGAGGGAATAGTCTAGAAATAATATTTGTGTTAAAGCCCTTTATTTTATAGCAAAATTTTCTACATAGGCTTTTCTTCCCATTTACGTGTATATTTTTAATCTTAGTATTGCTGTTATTTGAGGAATATTGAGAATATGATGGAGATGGGAAAACGAAAACCCACCCATCCTTTTCTTGGCACTATTGAGTCTGTTTGTAAAACCCAAACTTTTAATTACCATACTATGCAGAGCCCACAGTTCACCTGtccctttttgaaatttttacatctttttccAAATCATTACTGAAAGgggtgtaaaaacatggataataATTGAGTTCTAAGATTCTCTAACGTCCTCAAGACCTCCTATTATAGATAACACCACACTAAAACTGTCTGCTTTCCAAAGGAAAAGATTCATCAGGCTCCTACAATAAGTTATTTCAGTATTAAGTGATTCTTTCCCTTCCCTAACTCAAAAGCCCTCACGTTGTCCACCAACtgaatatacaatataaaaacaatatatgaTTGGAAGTtaagtgaatttttttaagtctgtTACTTGCCTTCCAGAACTCATAATCTAACACAAGTTATATCACAGGAATAGGGAGTTATCTTACATATAGGATATAAAAGcttttactaaaaaataaatcctgcaacaaaaatcacaaattaatttaaaaatattaattataatgacTATTAATCATATACTGAAgggtatatataattatacagtaCTTTTTCCTCTGTGATAATATGAGATAAAAATATAGCAAGATACTAATTTGATGCTAGTAGTTATAAGAagtaatgtataaaaattaaatgaatagaaaattgCATGAGACTGAGAGGCTGAAGCTTTTCCTTAgtacacatacatttttttttcagttttaaaacagaCTCTGATGCTTAAATATTGTTACTCATTAACTgaattttcatattttggctTGACAAGCAGGAatagcacatatatatatacttactaaaaattaaaattgacagTCAAATTGAATGAGAACAATGTTTCAACAATTTGCTTAGACTATGTTTTAagcaattttgaagaaaaattttaaaataaacgtGGTATGGAATAAATAAATTCCGAAATTAATTCAACTAGTTCTTCTAAGAATTAAACATTGTAACCAATATTACATATGAatagtttaaacttttaaaacctCTTAACAATAGTTTCCACATGTGGGAACTATTTGCTCTAGATTCCTTACTTTGGAAAAGAGCAGATCTAATTTCAACATCTTCCAAAAATTCATTAGAATTGAAAGAacaatttgattttaaataaatattgaataatgactaaaaattataaatatttatgaatacatattgaaaataaatattgaaaaatctCCTAAAATCACCTTAGAAGACTATAAACTCAAAAGTGATTATCAAAATGACAAGTGTCCAAATTTTCATCTCAATTTCAATGATTCACTGATTATaaagtattcaaaataataatttaaaatttaaaatgatgagaaatagggtaaaaaaataaaggatataaaagaGGGCAAAATATTCGCAAAACATTTAATGGGTTGATTACAATAATATTCAAGGTGATAAAAAGATGTAAGCAATTCAATCGAAAAATGAGGAAAGCCCGAgggcggtggcttacgcctgtaatcccagcactttgggaggccgaggcgggcggatcacgagttcaggagattgaggccattctggctaacacggtgaaaccccgtctctattaaaaattcaaaaaattagcggggcatggtggcacgcacctgtagtcccagctactagggaggctgaggcaggagaatcgcttgaatccaagaggcagatgttgcagtgagccaagatcatgccactgcactccagcctgggtgacagagcaagactccgtctcaaaaaaagaaaagaaaaacggaAAATATATTAGTAGatatttgtga
The sequence above is a segment of the Pan paniscus chromosome 10, NHGRI_mPanPan1-v2.0_pri, whole genome shotgun sequence genome. Coding sequences within it:
- the KRR1 gene encoding KRR1 small subunit processome component homolog, whose product is MASPSLERPEKGAGKSEYRNQKPKPENQDESELLTVPDGWKEPAFSKEDNPRGLLEESSFATLFPKYREAYLKECWPLVQKALNEHHVNATLDLIEGSMTVCTTKKTFDPYIIIRARDLIKLLARSVSFEQAVRILQDDVACDIIKIGSLVRNKERFVKRRQRLIGPKGSTLKALELLTNCYIMVQGNTVSAIGPFSGLKEVRKVVLDTMKNIHPIYNIKSLMIKRELAKDSELRSQSWERFLPQFKHKNVNKRKEPKKKTVKKEYTPFPPPQPESQIDKELASGEYFLKANQKKRQKMEAIKAKQAEAISKRQEERNKAFIPPKEKPIVKPKEASTETKIDVASIKEKVKKAKNKKLGALTAEEIALKMEADEKKKKKKK